The DNA window GCTACGAACGTTTCGTCGGTGACGTCTTCACCGGCCGGGGCCGTGGCATCGCAGCGATCCTCCGTCGCCACGCCGACGGCCGGCGGGTCGCCGACGCCTTGCGTCGCTCCGGAGTCGGACCATGGGCGTTGCCACGCGATCTTGATGTCGCACAATGGGTTTCGCTGTGGACCACCATCGGTAAACGATGATCGCGGGACCGTGCGGGTCACTTCAATGGGTCGGCCGCGTTGTTCTCACCGCGGAAAGGAGCACACGCTGTTCGGACGGCGCGATGCGATGCCACCGGGAAGTTGACGACGCGCTGCGCGTTCGGCCGCGGCGTGTGTCGGCTGGGCGCCGCGCGGAACGTAGACGTGGGTGTCGGGGCCGGCCTGCACATAGCGACTCTCGACGTCGGCCATCCGCAACCGCGGATTGTCCGCGAAGGGGTGGCCGGCCGGAACGGCGAGTCGCTGCGACTCGCTCATGAGTGGCTCGTGATCGAGACTCGTGGTGTCGAACGGTTCGACGACGATCGCCACGTCGGCGTCACCGGAACGCAGCAGCCCGGCCTGCTCGCGCCAGCCGGTGAACGCGATCTCGACGGGAACCGCCGCGTGCTCAGCGCGGTACACCGCGAGCACATCCTCCAGCAGGCCGCCTTCGACATCCGCTTTCACGGCGAG is part of the Gordonia bronchialis DSM 43247 genome and encodes:
- a CDS encoding LysR family transcriptional regulator substrate-binding protein; the encoded protein is MRDALLALDAATNRARRRADAADSPLVLAVKADVEGGLLEDVLAVYRAEHAAVPVEIAFTGWREQAGLLRSGDADVAIVVEPFDTTSLDHEPLMSESQRLAVPAGHPFADNPRLRMADVESRYVQAGPDTHVYVPRGAQPTHAAAERAARRQLPGGIASRRPNSVCSFPR